In the genome of Leptospira fletcheri, one region contains:
- a CDS encoding extracellular solute-binding protein gives MRNTILFLAVLVCIGSLLGCGEKEESDNGTVVKDQPWEGALGSIPESLRTPNPMVSSNAKKGGTLRIYSHQFPKSLNYYLEQFSTTAEIFQTMYEPLLDYHPISLEPIPHLASSWKISPDKKKFTFKIDRNAKWSDGKPVTAKDVVFTYDTLMSKENNTAVFRIGLARFEKPKVIGEFEVEFTQKEIHWSNFETVAHSLFILPEHHFQGKDFNKENFEFPVVSGPYELLSAKKGRYIRLKRRGDYWMRAYPFYKGSDNFDVLLFKVYTEEAVAFQAFKKGDIDIYPVYKAYTWVKEAIGETFDKNYIVKQKVYNDKPIGFQGWVFNMRRPPFDDVRVRKAIAHLVDRKLLVEKLAFNEYDLTDAYYTGVWPSNTSPNPPIEYDPAKARKLLSDAGWKPNAKGILEKNGKEFKFSILDRDKGTEKYFTVFIERAKELGIQAAIDFTDLAEWSSRMDKYDFDMTWAAWGGGLFPDPEPMWFSAYADENGQNNLAGFKSQEVDQLIREQKTEFDVKRRSEILRKIDKALTKEVPYVLLWNTKSTRLLYWNRFGSPTNSLGKYSGENGANHLWWLEENKLELLTASKKTKTALPAYSPVLKYSPLN, from the coding sequence ATCCGGAATACGATCTTATTCTTGGCGGTCCTGGTTTGTATCGGTAGCCTTCTGGGCTGCGGGGAAAAAGAGGAATCCGACAACGGAACGGTAGTGAAGGACCAACCTTGGGAAGGTGCTCTCGGCTCCATTCCCGAGTCCCTGAGAACTCCGAATCCTATGGTTTCGTCTAACGCGAAGAAGGGCGGCACTTTGCGGATCTATAGCCACCAATTCCCGAAATCTCTCAATTATTATCTGGAACAGTTTTCCACCACTGCGGAAATTTTCCAGACCATGTACGAGCCCTTATTGGATTACCACCCGATCTCGTTGGAGCCGATTCCCCACTTGGCTAGTTCCTGGAAAATTTCTCCGGACAAGAAAAAGTTCACTTTCAAGATAGATAGAAACGCGAAATGGTCCGACGGGAAGCCGGTTACCGCAAAGGACGTGGTCTTTACCTACGACACCTTAATGAGCAAGGAAAATAACACCGCAGTTTTCAGGATCGGCCTCGCCCGTTTCGAGAAGCCGAAAGTGATCGGAGAATTCGAGGTCGAGTTCACTCAGAAGGAGATTCACTGGTCCAACTTCGAGACGGTCGCGCATTCCTTATTTATTCTTCCGGAGCACCATTTCCAGGGAAAAGACTTCAACAAGGAGAATTTCGAATTTCCCGTCGTTTCGGGGCCGTACGAACTTCTTTCCGCTAAGAAGGGAAGATACATTCGCCTGAAAAGACGAGGGGATTATTGGATGCGTGCTTATCCTTTTTATAAGGGCAGCGACAATTTCGACGTCTTGCTGTTCAAGGTATATACCGAGGAAGCCGTCGCTTTTCAAGCATTCAAAAAAGGGGATATAGATATTTATCCTGTATATAAGGCGTATACTTGGGTAAAAGAAGCCATAGGTGAAACCTTCGATAAGAATTATATAGTTAAGCAGAAGGTCTATAACGACAAGCCCATCGGTTTTCAAGGATGGGTATTTAATATGCGAAGACCTCCTTTCGACGATGTCAGAGTGCGTAAGGCGATAGCTCACCTCGTAGATCGCAAGCTCTTGGTCGAAAAACTCGCGTTCAACGAGTACGATCTTACCGATGCCTATTACACAGGAGTATGGCCTTCCAATACCTCTCCGAATCCTCCTATCGAATACGATCCGGCAAAAGCGCGCAAATTGTTATCCGACGCGGGCTGGAAACCCAATGCGAAGGGAATTTTGGAAAAGAACGGTAAGGAGTTCAAGTTTTCCATATTGGACCGAGACAAAGGAACCGAAAAATATTTCACGGTCTTTATCGAAAGGGCCAAGGAACTGGGCATACAAGCGGCGATCGATTTCACGGATCTTGCCGAATGGAGTTCCCGGATGGACAAATACGATTTCGATATGACTTGGGCGGCCTGGGGAGGCGGTCTGTTTCCGGATCCGGAACCGATGTGGTTCTCTGCTTATGCCGACGAGAACGGTCAAAATAATCTCGCGGGATTCAAAAGCCAGGAAGTGGATCAATTGATCCGAGAGCAAAAAACCGAGTTCGACGTCAAAAGACGCAGCGAGATTCTCAGAAAAATCGACAAGGCTCTGACCAAGGAGGTGCCGTACGTTCTCCTCTGGAATACCAAGTCGACACGATTGCTGTACTGGAACCGATTCGGTTCTCCGACAAATTCACTCGGAAAATACAGCGGGGAAAATGGAGCCAATCATTTGTGGTGGTTGGAGGAAAACAAGTTGGAACTTTTGACCGCGAGTAAGAAAACGAAAACCGCGCTTCCGGCTTATTCCCCTGTGCTGAAATATTCTCCGCTGAACTGA
- a CDS encoding TetR/AcrR family transcriptional regulator yields MIPCFCMKQEPRTPVQSRSRERVDMILKTARDLIGKRGIDAVSMREIAQSAGIQIGSLYQYFPGKNSLLLAIMREYYDRINEGTKTLLESVRNAEEFESLGEKALIQFAEFFQKDPALANLWAGARAVPELITEDNLDTHRNAELIVKTGLRCLPGLKENDLRPFALYTCHTMGTLVRFANELDSQQGKAVLEECRQILRLRLKSLADLSKSRRKKK; encoded by the coding sequence ATGATACCGTGCTTCTGTATGAAACAGGAGCCTCGCACCCCGGTACAATCCAGAAGTAGGGAAAGAGTGGATATGATCCTGAAAACTGCTAGGGATCTGATCGGGAAACGGGGAATCGACGCGGTGAGTATGAGAGAGATCGCCCAGTCGGCCGGTATACAGATCGGCTCCTTATACCAATATTTTCCCGGAAAAAACTCTCTGCTACTTGCCATCATGCGGGAATATTACGACCGGATCAACGAAGGCACAAAGACCTTATTGGAATCCGTTCGAAATGCGGAGGAATTCGAATCCCTAGGAGAAAAAGCGCTCATACAATTTGCGGAGTTTTTCCAAAAAGATCCGGCCCTGGCAAATCTTTGGGCGGGAGCAAGAGCAGTTCCCGAACTGATCACCGAGGATAATTTGGACACGCACCGAAACGCGGAACTCATCGTAAAAACGGGACTGCGCTGTCTTCCAGGATTGAAGGAAAATGATTTACGGCCCTTCGCGCTCTATACTTGCCATACCATGGGAACCCTGGTTCGGTTTGCGAACGAATTGGACTCGCAACAAGGAAAAGCCGTGTTGGAAGAGTGCCGCCAGATACTTCGATTGAGATTAAAATCCTTGGCGGATCTTTCCAAATCCAGACGAAAGAAAAAATGA
- a CDS encoding flavin-containing monooxygenase translates to MNEKIAVRPNSKESGVYCIVGAGPAGLSMARSLESKGIPFHIFEKHSNVGGIWDIDNPGSPMYESAHFISSKYLSNYVDFPMPEDYPDYPSNRQILAYHRAFAKEYDLYKHIRFNTSVRSIEKKGSKWSVTLENGETALYEGVICASGITWSPNVPKFPGQDTFRGEILHSVKYKELSLFRGKRVLIVGAGNSGCDIACDAGVAADQAFISVRRGYYFIPKHILGMPADVFGDGAHWIPNWFSQWVFGIILKFLVGDLTKLGLRAPDHKIFETHPILNDQLIHNLRHGDVIAKGDIARLDEEYVEFQDGSREKIDLIVLATGYHWSIPYMNETYFEWKNGRPELYLTLFNRNYENLYALGYMETDGGAYKMFDEMANLISSYIEAKRNGDASAEKFERLIRSDRPLLNGGIKYLNTGRHSVYVNQVAFKKYRSKIQKKMGWPELKTGQFESLKKRNEFTKPGELVGAKV, encoded by the coding sequence ATGAATGAGAAAATTGCAGTTCGACCGAATTCGAAAGAGTCCGGAGTTTATTGTATCGTAGGAGCGGGGCCGGCCGGATTGTCCATGGCAAGGTCCTTGGAGTCGAAAGGAATTCCGTTTCATATCTTCGAAAAGCATTCGAATGTCGGAGGCATTTGGGACATCGACAATCCCGGATCGCCGATGTACGAAAGCGCTCATTTTATCTCTTCCAAGTATCTTTCCAATTATGTGGATTTTCCGATGCCGGAGGATTATCCGGATTATCCTTCCAATCGTCAGATCCTGGCCTACCACCGTGCTTTTGCGAAGGAATACGATTTGTACAAGCATATTCGATTTAACACCTCGGTTCGTTCGATAGAAAAGAAAGGATCCAAATGGTCGGTCACTTTGGAGAATGGGGAAACTGCATTGTACGAAGGAGTGATCTGCGCGAGCGGAATTACCTGGTCTCCGAATGTGCCCAAGTTTCCCGGGCAAGACACTTTTAGGGGAGAGATCCTCCATAGTGTAAAATACAAAGAGCTATCCTTGTTCCGGGGAAAACGGGTATTGATCGTCGGGGCGGGAAACTCCGGTTGCGATATCGCCTGCGATGCCGGGGTCGCAGCGGATCAGGCTTTTATCAGCGTTAGACGAGGATATTATTTTATACCTAAACATATCTTGGGAATGCCTGCGGACGTTTTCGGCGACGGAGCCCATTGGATTCCGAATTGGTTCTCGCAATGGGTATTCGGAATCATCTTGAAATTCCTTGTGGGAGATCTGACGAAGTTGGGGCTTCGCGCACCCGATCATAAAATTTTCGAAACCCATCCGATCCTGAACGATCAACTCATACACAATCTGCGTCACGGAGACGTGATCGCAAAAGGGGACATCGCGCGTTTGGACGAAGAATACGTGGAGTTTCAGGACGGATCCAGAGAGAAGATCGATCTTATCGTTCTCGCAACCGGCTACCATTGGTCCATTCCGTACATGAACGAAACGTATTTCGAATGGAAGAACGGTCGGCCGGAACTCTATCTGACGCTTTTTAATCGCAACTATGAGAATCTCTACGCTTTGGGTTACATGGAGACCGACGGAGGGGCGTATAAGATGTTCGACGAAATGGCGAATCTGATCTCCTCTTATATAGAGGCGAAACGGAACGGGGACGCTTCCGCGGAAAAATTCGAACGTTTGATCCGAAGCGACCGGCCGTTATTGAACGGTGGAATCAAATACCTGAATACGGGACGCCATTCCGTTTACGTCAATCAGGTCGCGTTTAAAAAATACCGTTCCAAAATACAAAAGAAAATGGGTTGGCCGGAACTGAAAACCGGCCAATTTGAATCATTAAAAAAACGGAATGAATTTACGAAACCCGGCGAGCTCGTAGGAGCTAAGGTATAA
- the purB gene encoding adenylosuccinate lyase: MIDRYSNPEIAKIWELENKFEIWKEIEILATEARMKKGEVPKEDFEEIRSKAKFKVDEILEIESKVHHDVIAFLTNMNSYIGPAGRHVHYGLTSSDIGDTALCVQMVQAMDLILKKTEELILAIREKAIQFKDLPCIGRSHGIHAEPMTLGLKFALFYEEMKRNRDRLKAAKEEISVGKLSGAVGTYSNIEPDIEEYVCGKLGLKPDPIATQVVSRDRHAAYMSALGVTAASLDRFATEIRLLQKTEGREVEEPFAAGQKGSSAMPHKRNPVICERISGISRVIRSNVQTALQNVPLWHERDISHSSAERIVIPDSTIALEYILDKMLFVVRNLHVYPDAIARTLGITRGLIFSQKVLLHLIEKGGITREDAYVIVQGHAMEVWADPGKNLKDCLAADPKVQNALSKADLEEIFRIEPYLSKVGLIYKRLGLD; the protein is encoded by the coding sequence ATGATAGATCGATATTCGAATCCGGAAATCGCTAAGATTTGGGAATTGGAGAATAAATTCGAAATCTGGAAGGAGATCGAAATCCTGGCCACCGAGGCAAGGATGAAAAAAGGAGAGGTCCCGAAAGAGGATTTCGAGGAAATCCGATCCAAGGCCAAATTCAAGGTGGATGAAATTTTGGAGATAGAATCCAAGGTCCATCATGACGTGATTGCCTTCTTAACGAATATGAATTCCTATATAGGTCCGGCCGGACGTCATGTACATTACGGACTAACGTCCTCGGATATAGGGGACACCGCTCTTTGTGTGCAGATGGTCCAAGCCATGGATCTGATTCTGAAAAAGACGGAAGAGCTCATTCTTGCCATTCGTGAAAAGGCGATCCAGTTCAAGGACCTTCCTTGCATCGGAAGATCCCACGGCATTCATGCTGAGCCCATGACCTTAGGTCTGAAGTTCGCCCTTTTTTACGAAGAGATGAAACGGAACCGGGATCGTTTGAAGGCCGCCAAAGAGGAGATTTCCGTAGGAAAACTTTCCGGAGCCGTCGGCACATACTCCAATATAGAACCTGACATAGAGGAGTATGTCTGCGGAAAGCTAGGCCTCAAGCCGGATCCGATCGCAACTCAAGTAGTATCACGCGATAGACATGCTGCCTATATGTCCGCGTTAGGAGTCACTGCGGCTAGTTTGGACCGCTTTGCAACGGAGATCCGTCTTTTGCAAAAAACGGAGGGAAGGGAAGTGGAGGAACCGTTCGCTGCGGGACAAAAAGGATCTTCAGCCATGCCTCACAAACGGAACCCGGTGATCTGCGAGAGAATTTCCGGAATTTCAAGAGTGATCCGGTCCAATGTTCAGACCGCATTGCAAAACGTCCCGCTTTGGCATGAAAGGGATATTTCCCATTCTTCCGCAGAAAGAATCGTGATCCCGGACTCTACGATCGCGTTGGAATATATTTTGGATAAGATGCTCTTTGTGGTCAGGAACCTCCATGTTTACCCTGACGCGATCGCGAGAACTTTAGGAATCACAAGGGGTTTGATTTTTTCCCAGAAGGTGCTTTTACATCTTATAGAAAAAGGCGGAATCACCAGAGAGGACGCTTATGTGATCGTACAAGGACACGCGATGGAAGTTTGGGCGGATCCGGGTAAAAATCTGAAGGATTGTCTCGCCGCCGATCCCAAGGTCCAAAATGCGTTAAGCAAAGCGGACTTGGAGGAGATTTTCAGGATCGAACCTTACCTATCAAAGGTGGGATTGATTTATAAGAGACTTGGCCTAGATTGA
- a CDS encoding helix-turn-helix transcriptional regulator has translation MISEITNILHYFCLSNLIFLIGLFAWKYNYDLRIRIAAGFSFGIVSYIILSLDPDLRISFPLRIVLFAGLLSLPFFFWILSSAIFKDHFRLKAWHWLLLFGKIAVSALLVYPVLDQISMRGPIESETVLAHIIVPTLISLAFVLFAIFQTYSGRKDDLVETRRRLREVHILMTGSVITFGIFSHLILRGKTLSEVLDLINVLLAWGLILAFMYLVLELKDGLVDPEPSIEADEEERTVQADPILKKKLVLAFEEEKLYRKEGLTIGQLAEDLEVQEYKLRRLINQAMGFRNFPDFLNRYRIQEACEILLDPEKDELPIIRIAMDLGYQSLGPFNRAFKELTGVTPTEFRKNRERQLQT, from the coding sequence TTGATCTCCGAGATCACAAATATCCTTCATTATTTTTGTCTCTCCAACCTGATTTTCCTGATAGGGTTGTTCGCTTGGAAATACAATTACGATCTCAGGATCCGCATTGCGGCCGGATTTTCATTCGGAATCGTTTCCTACATTATCCTCAGTCTGGATCCGGATCTGAGGATTTCCTTTCCGCTCCGTATCGTATTGTTTGCTGGGTTGCTCAGTTTGCCGTTCTTTTTTTGGATCCTGAGTTCGGCGATTTTTAAGGACCATTTCCGGCTCAAAGCCTGGCATTGGCTTTTGCTTTTCGGGAAGATTGCCGTTTCCGCCTTACTCGTCTATCCGGTTTTGGACCAGATCAGCATGAGGGGACCCATAGAGTCGGAAACGGTTTTGGCTCATATCATCGTTCCCACTTTGATCTCTCTGGCTTTCGTTTTATTCGCGATCTTTCAGACATACTCGGGTCGTAAGGACGATTTGGTGGAAACACGCAGGAGATTACGCGAAGTACATATACTGATGACAGGGAGCGTGATCACGTTCGGAATCTTTTCCCACTTGATCCTGAGGGGAAAAACGCTGTCGGAAGTTTTGGATTTGATCAACGTCCTGCTCGCATGGGGATTGATCCTTGCGTTCATGTATTTGGTACTGGAATTGAAGGATGGTCTTGTCGATCCGGAACCCTCGATAGAAGCGGACGAAGAAGAAAGGACCGTCCAAGCGGATCCGATCCTCAAGAAGAAACTGGTGCTGGCCTTCGAAGAGGAAAAACTCTATCGCAAGGAAGGACTGACCATCGGTCAATTGGCGGAGGATCTGGAAGTGCAGGAATACAAGTTAAGACGACTGATCAACCAAGCCATGGGTTTCCGCAACTTTCCGGATTTCTTAAACCGGTACAGAATCCAGGAAGCTTGCGAAATCCTGCTGGATCCGGAAAAAGACGAATTGCCCATCATTCGGATCGCCATGGATTTGGGCTATCAATCCCTGGGCCCCTTCAATCGCGCATTTAAGGAACTCACCGGGGTGACCCCTACGGAGTTTCGTAAAAATCGAGAAAGACAATTGCAGACCTAA
- a CDS encoding sterol desaturase family protein — MTELVQKYGLDGYYLFSLVTLWVRYLIMAGLAYVFVWLLFRDKLKHRIIQSKLPEADKIWHELKYSALTLFIFAASGVLVYLMKEQGWTLLYDKVSDYGVPYLVFSIVALILLHDTYFYWTHRLMHHPVLFKRMHLVHHKSTNPSPWAAFSFHPYEAVIEAGIVPLAALILPLHSAALLVFFFYSNFLNVLGHLSFELFPKGFLDNRFLSWHNTTTHHNMHHKYFNCNYGLYFNIWDRLMGTNHVKYKETFREVTNRLPEEAPDARPQGAGV, encoded by the coding sequence ATGACGGAATTAGTGCAGAAATACGGATTGGACGGTTATTATCTTTTTTCCCTTGTCACCCTTTGGGTGAGATACTTGATCATGGCGGGGTTGGCATACGTTTTCGTCTGGCTGCTCTTCCGTGATAAATTGAAACATAGGATCATCCAATCCAAACTTCCGGAAGCGGACAAGATCTGGCACGAACTCAAATATTCCGCGCTAACTTTGTTCATCTTTGCTGCCTCGGGAGTGCTGGTGTATCTGATGAAAGAGCAGGGATGGACTTTATTGTACGATAAGGTTTCCGATTACGGGGTCCCGTATCTGGTCTTCAGCATCGTGGCCCTGATACTCTTGCACGACACGTATTTTTATTGGACTCACCGTCTTATGCACCATCCTGTTCTATTCAAAAGAATGCATTTGGTGCACCATAAATCCACCAATCCTTCCCCCTGGGCCGCTTTTTCCTTTCATCCATACGAAGCCGTTATAGAGGCGGGAATCGTTCCCCTAGCGGCGCTGATTCTGCCCTTGCATTCCGCGGCTCTGCTCGTCTTCTTTTTTTACAGCAATTTTCTGAACGTGTTAGGACACCTTTCTTTCGAGCTGTTTCCGAAAGGGTTTTTAGACAACAGGTTCCTGAGCTGGCACAACACTACGACGCATCATAACATGCATCATAAATACTTTAACTGCAATTACGGACTTTATTTCAACATTTGGGATAGGTTGATGGGAACGAATCACGTCAAATACAAAGAGACGTTCCGAGAAGTGACGAATCGGCTTCCTGAAGAAGCGCCGGATGCGAGACCGCAGGGAGCCGGAGTATAA